Genomic window (Besnoitia besnoiti strain Bb-Ger1 chromosome Unknown contig00115, whole genome shotgun sequence):
gtttcaatgcccaaggcagagcactggattggatacccagggaactgtgctcccattaataagaatcatattctaagtcaccaggcatgcaataccaatcagataacaactgaagctagactccatgttacacttactaaaatgggattcctaggttgatataaactacctttttctggggagtatatactacgagttggactactggtttagatcttgaaggtctttgtttaccggatccaagttctcttgtgcttttcatgaccatcatgttaagtgcattagcagagcatagttaagatgataactattgtggatatagaaccaattgaacaccatgtattaatataacaaagataatcagggtaatctggtatccttcttggcataacgttgtgtagttatatgaagcgtacattccttaatatctggaacaatagattatggttaggtagtggaacaaggagagcgtctgttgtacatcaacactagatacaaggaacttgacaagcattaatagatttatataaacgacaaggacatgagtctactggattttataatacagggttgaactgtgggttagtttcaatgcccaaggcagagcactggattggatacccagggaactgtgctcccattaataagaatcatattctaagtcaccaggcatgcaataccaatcagataacaactgaagctagactccatgttacacttactaaaatgggattcctaggttgatataaactacctttttctggggagtatatactacgagttggactactggtttagatcttgaaggtctttgtttaccggatccaagttctcttgtgcttttcatgaccatcatgttaagtgcattaagtatagtggtatccagcgtatatttgaaaaaaccaacatttgtatacaagctgtacgaatatcatgacattcactttggtagtcgccttcttaatgttagtctgtacggaatacacggatcggattcttgttggcctggcacctgtttagtaactggatgaacgctttttacgcctggtatgcatggataatactcgactcttctatagtttaaccgctactgctgggactgtatattatgtacttacggtagtactatcaagcctcttcttccaaatagatttcatggaaaacctaaaattcgcatgtttgattgacatttagccgctaatatacaatcatccaagatatatttatctatcgcaggttcggtctaatgtcccgttatactatatagatcacatggcttctggtactttgagatcatgctaacggcgagaagggaagtgtgtttcaaagaaaagggatgtttagccgggaagttagcgtctaaaatatataacgatagtctcaacttagatcacagatggacataattaatccttgtacggtttgtacctacttgactctcagtttaagttaaggagtcctttgtttacagcttgtaccgttacttttcaggagcataccgtaattcgatgatcttatgtgtcACTCAAacgaataaacaaagacattatagttctagaatactgaagatgactcgttatgagatacagacaaccaagttctttatgattgcagtacaccaccacccatggactgcttaagacagctaaaagtgttggatttcaaaTCCTACTACATTAGATTATTCACATCGTTATTCTAagtaatatatggattcttgttctaCTCAATCTTAAACCAGCAGAGAACATACTCAATGCTAGTCTAATGTAGCACGTACTATGGGTTATATCTCTAGGTGATATATTATcactttttctggggagtatatactacgagttggactactggtttagatcttgaaggtctttgtttaccggatccaagttctcttgtgcttttcatgaccatcatgttaagtgcattaagtatagtggtatccagcgtatatttgaaaaaccaacatttgtatacaagctgtacgaatatcatgacattcactttggtagtcgccttcttaatgttagtctgtacggaatacttaggactatctctttatattaatgataatgcatttggtaatggacttttcatcttaactggtatacattttagccatgttattgttggagctatccttgtattcttcactcaaagtatctatagttctttagttacttacatgcctacaagctctataatgctaagcaaatctaaaggtatgttatgcaagatctttacagaaccattcactattttatatctacactttgtagaaaccatgtggatattaatccacattacattctatctctaaatcatataacggtcgtaaggtacgccggggataacaggtcagataatattgggagttctaatcctcggattgtatcagcacctccatgtcggctcattactcccttgttattgaacaagattcagttaggaacgctagttcaccgtcagatgtaatacgtgagctgggttaagaacgtctggagacagtttgttccctatctaccatattatctaattggtttaattttcttacaaacggcttttggtttgattgaattatcgcacccagataactccataccagtgaaaccggtttgtaactccgcttcatatcgtacctgaatggtacttttttagcatattatgcggtgttaaaaagtaatcccatccaaaaaccggtggtttgttagtatttatgtcctctctcattaacttagctctttttatctgaaattcgagctttgaatactcgaatgttgatacgacaacattttatgactcgaaatgtagtcagtggatgggtaattattttgggtatacagtatgatcttcttgattattattggtagtgctattccacaagcgacttatatcttatatggtagattagctactatcgtatatcttactaccggattggttctatgcttatactaaatcaatagttataatgactacagcttccaagcaaacatgattaccgtgatattgaaatccaacacttttagctgtcttaagcagtccagtggggtggtggtgtactgcaatcataaagaacttggttgtctgtatctcataaccggagtcatcttcagtattctaggaactataatgtctttgtttattcgatttgagtgaacacataagatcatcgaatttaacggtatgctcctgaaagtaacggtacaagctgtaaacaaaggactccttaacttaaaactgaggagtcaagtaggtacaaaccgtacaaggattaattatgtccatctgtgcatctaagttgagactatcggtttatatattttagacgctaacttcccggctaaacatccctttt
Coding sequences:
- a CDS encoding cytochrome c oxidase subunit iii subfamily protein (encoded by transcript BESB_018900), with protein sequence MTIMLSALSIVVSSVYLKNQHLYTSCTNIMTFTLVVAFLMLVCTEYLGLSLYINDNAFGNGLFILTGIHFSHVIVGAILVFFTQSIYSSLVTYMPTSSIMLSKSKGMLCKIFTEPFTILYLHFVETMWILIHITFYL